A genomic region of Larus michahellis chromosome 21, bLarMic1.1, whole genome shotgun sequence contains the following coding sequences:
- the KCNA2 gene encoding potassium voltage-gated channel subfamily A member 2 yields the protein MTVATGDPADEAAALPGHPQDTYNPETDHECCERVVINISGLRFETQLKTLAQFPETLLGDPKKRMRYFDPLRNEYFFDRNRPSFDAILYYYQSGGRLRRPVNVPLDIFSEEIRFYELGEEAMEMFREDEGYIKEEERPLPENEFQRQVWLLFEYPESSGPARIIAIVSVMVILISIVSFCLETLPIFRDENEDMHGSGLSHPPYSNSSMGYQQSTSFTDPFFIVETLCIIWFSFEFLVRFFACPSKAGFFTNIMNIIDIVAIIPYFITLGTELAEKPEDGQQGQQAMSLAILRVIRLVRVFRIFKLSRHSKGLQILGQTLKASMRELGLLIFFLFIGVILFSSAVYFAEADESESQFPSIPDAFWWAVVSMTTVGYGDMVPTTIGGKIVGSLCAIAGVLTIALPVPVIVSNFNYFYHRETEGEEQAQYLQVTSCPKIPSSPDLKKSRSASTISKSDYMEIQEGVNNSNEDFREENLKTANCTLANTNYVNITKMLTDV from the coding sequence ATGACAGTTGCTACCGGAGATCCTGCAGATGAAGCTGCAGCTCTTCCCGGTCACCCGCAGGACACGTATAACCCTGAGACCGACCATGAATGCTGCGAGAGGGTGGTCATTAATATTTCGGGGCTGCGCTTTGAGACGCAGCTCAAGACGCTCGCCCAGTTTCCAGAGACCTTACTGGGGGATCCTAAAAAGAGAATGAGATATTTCGACCCACTCCGGAACGAGTATTTCTTTGACCGGAACAGACCCAGCTTCGATGCGATTTTGTACTATTACCAGTCTGGTGGGAGGTTGCGGAGGCCGGTTAACGTGCCCTTAGATATCTTCTCGGAAGAGATTCGTTTCTATGAACTGGGGGAAGAAGCGATGGAGATGTTTCGGGAGGATGAAGGCTACATCAAAGAAGAGGAAAGGCCGTTGCCTGAGAACGAGTTTCAGAGACAAGTGTGGTTGCTCTTCGAGTACCCCGAGAGCTCGGGCCCTGCCAGGATTATAGCTATTGTCTCCGTCATGGTGATTTTAATCTCCATCGTCAGCTTTTGCCTGGAAACGTTGCCCATTTTTCGGGATGAGAACGAAGAcatgcacggcagcgggctgagCCATCCCCCCTACTCCAACAGCAGCATGGGGTACCAGCAGTCCACCTCTTTCACAGACCCCTTCTTCATCGTGGAGACACTTTGCATCATCTGGTTCTCCTTCGAGTTCTTGGTGAGGTTTTTCGCCTGCCCCAGCAAGGCTGGGTTTTTTACCAACATCATGAACATTATAGACATCGTAGCCATCATTCCCTATTTCATCACCTTAGGGACGGAGCTGGCCGAGAAGCCGGAGGATGGTCAGCAAGGCCAGCAAGCCATGTCCTTGGCCATCCTTCGAGTCATCCGCTTGGTGCGGGTCTTCAGGATCTTCAAACTCTCCCGGCACTCCAAGGGGCTGCAGATCCTGGGCCAGACTCTCAAGGCCAGCATGCGGGAGCTGGGCCTcttgatatttttcctcttcatcgGCGTCATCCTCTTCTCCAGCGCCGTCTACTTTGCCGAGGCCGACGAGAGCGAATCCCAGTTCCCGAGCATCCCCGATGCCTTCTGGTGGGCCGTGGTTTCCATGACGACTGTTGGCTACGGAGACATGGTCCCCACGACCATCGGGGGGAAAATAGTGGGTTCCTTGTGTGCCATCGCTGGCGTATTAACGATTGCCTTACCAGTGCCCGTCATAGTCTCTAACTTCAATTACTTCTACCACCGGGAGAcggagggagaggagcaggctcAATATTTGCAAGTAACCAGCTGCCCAAAGATCCCCTCTTCCCCTGAcctaaagaaaagcagaagtgccTCTACTATTAGTAAGTCTGATTATATGGAGATTCAGGAAGGCGTAAACAATAGCAATGAGGATTTTAGGGAGGAGAACTTGAAGACAGCCAATTGCACCCTAGCTAACACAAACTATGTGAATATCACCAAAATGCTAACCGATGTCTAG